One segment of Streptomyces sp. NA02950 DNA contains the following:
- a CDS encoding S-methyl-5'-thioadenosine phosphorylase, which produces MAETSSRQADIGVIGGSGFYSFLDDVTEITVETPYGAPSDTLFLGDVAGRRVAFLPRHGRKHHLPPHRINYRANLWALRSLGVRQILGPCAVGGLRPEYGPGTLLVPDQLVDRTKGRVQTYFDGEPLPDGRIPNVVHTTFADPYCPVGRKAAVEAARGRAWEPVDGGTMCVVEGPRFSTRAESRWHAAQGWSVVGMTGHPEAVLARELGLCYTSLSLVTDLDAGVETGEGVTHTEVLKVFGENIGRLREVLFDAVVRLPESSERDCLCTRAHDGWDLGIELP; this is translated from the coding sequence ATGGCCGAGACCAGCAGCAGGCAAGCAGACATAGGGGTCATCGGGGGATCCGGGTTCTACTCGTTCCTCGACGATGTGACCGAGATCACCGTTGAGACTCCCTATGGGGCACCGAGCGACACGCTCTTCCTCGGCGACGTCGCGGGACGGCGGGTCGCCTTCCTCCCCCGCCACGGCCGCAAGCACCATCTGCCGCCGCACCGGATCAACTACCGCGCCAACCTGTGGGCTCTGCGCTCGCTCGGTGTGCGGCAGATACTCGGGCCGTGCGCGGTGGGCGGGCTGCGGCCGGAGTACGGGCCGGGGACGCTGCTGGTGCCGGACCAGCTCGTGGACCGTACGAAGGGACGCGTCCAGACCTACTTCGACGGTGAGCCGCTGCCGGACGGCCGGATCCCGAACGTGGTGCACACGACCTTCGCCGACCCGTACTGCCCGGTGGGGCGGAAGGCGGCCGTCGAGGCGGCGCGCGGCCGCGCGTGGGAGCCGGTGGACGGCGGGACGATGTGTGTGGTCGAGGGGCCGCGCTTCTCCACCCGGGCGGAATCGCGCTGGCATGCCGCCCAGGGCTGGTCGGTGGTGGGTATGACCGGCCATCCGGAAGCCGTGCTCGCCCGTGAACTTGGGCTCTGCTACACGTCGTTGTCGCTGGTGACCGATCTGGACGCGGGGGTGGAGACGGGCGAGGGGGTCACCCACACCGAGGTGCTGAAGGTGTTCGGGGAGAACATCGGGCGGCTGCGCGAGGTGCTCTTCGACGCGGTGGTCAGGCTGCCGGAGAGCTCCGAGCGGGACTGCCTGTGCACCCGCGCGCACGACGGCTGGGACCTGGGGATCGAGCTGCCGTAG
- a CDS encoding FmdB family zinc ribbon protein: MPTYQYQCTACGEGLEAVQKFTDDALTECPSCQGRLKKVFSAVGIVFKGSGFYRNDSRSSASGSSGASAKPAAKSDSGSSSSASSSSSSDSSSGSGSSSSSASSSSSSSSSSSTSRSSASSATSAA; the protein is encoded by the coding sequence GTGCCGACCTACCAGTACCAGTGCACCGCGTGCGGCGAGGGCCTCGAGGCGGTGCAGAAGTTCACCGACGACGCGCTCACCGAGTGCCCCAGCTGCCAGGGACGCCTGAAGAAGGTGTTCTCGGCGGTCGGCATCGTCTTCAAGGGCTCCGGCTTCTACCGGAACGACAGCCGCTCCTCCGCCAGCGGCTCGAGCGGTGCTTCGGCCAAGCCCGCGGCGAAGAGCGACAGCGGCAGCTCGTCGTCCGCTTCCTCGTCCTCGTCCTCGGACTCGTCGTCCGGGTCGGGTTCTTCGTCCTCGTCGGCGTCCAGCTCGTCGTCGTCCAGCTCGTCGTCGTCCACGTCGCGCTCCTCGGCGAGCAGCGCCACGTCGGCCGCCTGA